The Pseudorasbora parva isolate DD20220531a chromosome 21, ASM2467924v1, whole genome shotgun sequence sequence GTTTACCCCGATAATTATTCGATCATTATGCTAGATGGCTGCATGGATGACCAGGCACCCAAAGgggaaattattaaatataaactgTCTGGGGTACAGtatttgatgattttttttttaaaacaacaacaacaacaagaacaGAGGCCTAGAGCAAATCTGAGCCCATTTGAAAAAGTTTTTCGGAAAACCACCATtcattagcctggatgccagccgaacttagccccgcccagaATTTTTTTAGGTTGGGCCGAACTGTCTGGTATTGCTCCATagtagaggagtaattatccccgaacagaaactgttcggaccaatgaaatcatcagggcgggctttagacgatgatggacagatgatcaacagtaacgtaatcatgcacgtcatcaaaggggcttggattatattttttcgaatcctaaacgaagagcttgtttctatatgcatccaccatcacaatttctctcagaaatgatcatgttgggtaagtactctgtgtatcattaaattatgttatttttttacaacaccggcaaagattgtgtatttcAGCCTGATACCAGAGCGcttgcagacagggttgccaagtttttacaacaaaacccgccaactactagccctaaacaatagcttctcggggggttctctgggggaaaaatggcgtttgggggtagcagacttggcaacacagtgcaattgagctctgttgacatttgacaatgcatcgacatttgacaatgctctgatttgttgtaggtctatccaattgatgtctttcctggttcggttgaaacacgcctcaatcacagcccaatggagcagtttcagactcatattctgactagaattgagtatgaccacgtcaggctaaccaTTCATAGGAATGGAAGGGGGTAAACAATAGCTTACATCAATAGAATTGCGAATTATTGCAAAAGACATAATTTGCTGTTTGTCTAAGATCTGTGCAGGTTAAGGGACCCGATATGGTGATATGGGACCTAAGAGCTGGAAGGCATAAAAGTGGCAAGAGCTTTTGTCATGCTGAGAGAGAGGTTGCTGAGAGAGAGACGTGGGTGCATGCGAACCATTGCAGACAGGGGAGAAGGAGCCGAGAGGAGCAGGAGGCACACGTCTGTGCGGTCAGAGATCAAACACAAACATCACTTGGCATTATGATCTGAGGAGCAGAGAAACTGGCAAAACGTGGTGCTGAGGAAACCAAATTTCAAGTTAGAACCTATTGTAAGCccacagaatgaaaaaaaaaaaaaacccactacAAGCACATCAAAGACTAATCTTCTTGACTTTCTGGGTGTACAACTGTGGGATTTTCGAGTGCCTGGACTGTGAGGCTTGAAGAGAACAACattaatacacatttaaaacatttcttgTGAGTTATCAAAGAATGATAAAAGGGGGAATTGTTGAagaaattttaataatttatttttgagtTCACACAAGAAGTCAACATCTGTTTCTGCCATAATAAAACACCAAAAGACAGTGTCTTTTGAAACCCAGGGGGGTTGTGGTGGGAACCCTAGTTTGAGAGTTTTCCCTCATCAGAGGTGTCGGCTAATCTAAATTAGACCTAAGACCGTTGTTTGTTGCTTTTCCAACATGGCATCATGaatttgcgtaaacatacacgccactttctaaaggtaagtggcgtgttatctatacacattttgagctatccgcgtgtatgtctacgccgtgtgattccgcgtgtatgtctacgcccaaacaaaccatcatctccgagtatatgtctatgccgtgtgattccgccaacctgatctgacagaattaatatttatagcctaattttatattttggggcaactaactccactcctaccctaaacctacccactctcaacaatataaaacacgtaacaggcaaaaatgtacagtcacatgtatttattgcaaaaacggaccaaaaaacagtataaaagtattaactcatgtttcattccaagtcttctgaagtaaTACGATATCTTCATCTGAAGAACAGACTTGATATTATTGTTTTAGTTGTTGAAATGATCGCgcccctttgtgaacagaacacagAACTCGATTTCtgtctgattcaaatgatacacgcGAGACGACAATGATGAAAAttacgcgatcggtcacgagaaaCAGGAgggccaatggcattttacaatgaaagctgacgtaatgattCAATtagtcacgagacacacgacagccaatgctgtcaaagctgacctgacgtttcttccggcggcaatatttgaaatttattattaatctttggctgATGGAATCGAcgttctgatcgcttttggggattttcttcacacaaatcaatcgtttggccttggaacacttggagtatttgtactttctgaataaattgtgcctgcagtcgtatctgcctgttatcctgcttttaataatacacaaatgggtaggtttagggaagagtttgagttacacgttcaaaatgtgtctgaatatgtgtgtgtgtccacaaggtaaatggattaataaacatactaaattatgtgtttttgaaaatgtaaaaatgcagaatgtttcttgtgatgggaaggtttaggggctgtgtgtgtgatgggtaggtttaggggctgtgtgtgtgatgggtaggtttaggggctgtgtgtgtgtgatgggtaggtttaggggtaggggcagtgtaggggggtagaaatggcatacgaattggcgtgtcgtgcatacgccatttcatgagatcagtctgattTAAATTTGTTCTAAGACAGAAGGGGggccatgtatgtgtgtgtgtgtttcttactTCCCCCCTGTAGTTACAGGGACCATTGTGTCCCATAACAAAAGGGTTCCTCGGTACGGAAAAATACTACTGAGACACTGAGGGGTATAAAAGCTTGGGTCTTCTTTGTTTTCTCAGTTCACACTCGATGCAGGCATTACCTGGTTGTGTTGACTGTGGATTCATTCTTGCAAGGattaaatctttataaagacACAATTGGCTAaggtttgtctcttattcagaaaTGCAACGGAGTTAACATATTTTTGCCACGACAAAGACCTTTAACTTTGCATTTGCAGTCAGCATAGCCCAGTGTTATATCATTACAGTTCTTGTCAGTTCAGTTTTCTATAAAGATAATTTCTTTTTCTATTTAAGATAAGTTCTAttctatttaaattaataaacattttactcTATTAATATTGATTATattagtaataaataaataaataaatctacctcagttttgACAAGTTGCTCatctgtttgggaagtgttatgtaatgttatgtttttttgacaataaaggattgTTTAAAAGTACAATTAACTGTCTGTGTTCAAcatctttcactcaggagcaaaaatatgtctttaaacttgaaataaataaagattttacatatatcgtgataattatcgaTATCAACTGATATGTAAAAGCATATCGTGATATTTTTTGGGTCATATCACCCAGCCCTACTTGATCTCAATTAAGTCTATTATTtacataagtttttttttttatatgataaAGTCTGTTCAAAGCAGTTATGGAATATTTTAAGCTCCAATAATAAGAacatggactgcatttatatagcgcaccaaccttctggtttgtagacaacctacatgaaccactgagccactgccgccccaatgAAGAACAGACttcaaatgatttaaaacattttaacagaTAATTCTACAAAACCAAATCTCCAAAGTATCAGCATCTGACTAGTGGTATAttaatgatttatcacattgttgttgttttttatacaGATGCTTGTTAATATGCATAAAGCATATATCAGTTTGCCAGGTGACATGGAGAgagacataaaataaaatgatcaaaacaAGAAAACGTGAACATcatacaaaattatatttttgtttaattttcttCCGTTGAATCCTCCATCAAGTCCTTAAAGCCAAGTTTTTCAAGGGGCTCCTTTGCCATTAACTGTCTGTGaagtaaacaaaacatttacgATTCTGGTCAAATGCATTAGGAAATAATTTGCCAATTGTAGCTTAAATCATATTAGGAAAAACTCGCCTGTCCATCCTGCACTCCAGATACTCCTTTGACTCTGTCCGACAGCACGAGTTGTCAAAATGGTTGTCTCTGAGGCATCGCATATATAGCTCTTTGAATGATTTACATTCACCTGTGtacacaaaatataatataattttcacAATAGTATTACTGTGAaaatatacacagatcaggcattacatTATAACATATGTACAtcatgacaggtgaagtgaataaccctgattatctcttcatcacagcattTGTTAGTTGGTGGAatgtattaggcagcaagtgaatatATTGACCTCAAAGTTGGATGTGTTAAACACAGGAAAAATGGGCCAGCGTAAGGATTgttggctagacgactgggtcagagcatctccaaaactgcagctcttgtaggGTGTTTCCAGCCTGCTGTGTCAGTATcaatcaaaagtggtccaagtgTAGCATGTGGCTCGATTGTAATGACTACGCCACCCCGGATTAATGGGGAAAACCTTCCAAATAAAGCATGCAAGT is a genomic window containing:
- the cox19 gene encoding cytochrome c oxidase assembly protein COX19 gives rise to the protein MSTAMNFGTKTFRPRPPDKGAFPLDHFGECKSFKELYMRCLRDNHFDNSCCRTESKEYLECRMDRQLMAKEPLEKLGFKDLMEDSTEEN